The nucleotide window CAAAACCTCCATAGATCTTGGTAAGCTTCCAATCAAATTATTGTCCCTCAAGATTAAAACTTTCAACTCTGGCCAATTCATCCAACAATCAGGAATTTCTTCTGATAAATCATTTCCCTCGAGATTTAAGATCTCCAATTTGTAAGATCCATTCTTTGCTTCACACAAAAAATTCGATAGACCTTTGGAAAAAGAATTGTTTGAGAGATCTAGCTCAGTTACAATGGTTGAAATCAAGGGCAATGGTCCACTAAAATTGTTGGAACCAAAGCACATTGTCCAAGGACCTCCATGTCCATCTGTCCACGAAGGTGTCGAGATGATTGGAACCTCACCAACAAATTGGTTGTGAGAAAgattgagaaattgaatttgagaagacaaTTTCCAAAACCAAGTTGGAACCTCACCTTGTATTCCACCATCTGATAAGTCAACATGTGCTATCTGCTTTTGAGTTCGGAGCCACATTGGAAACAACGGGCCTATATTCCAGCCGCCTATTTTAATATCTGTGACTTGAAAAGGTGGAGTCCAATTTCGACTCACTTTTAAAGTCAGATTATTTCTAGATGCATAGAAGGATTGTAAATGTGTTAATTTAGAGAAATGACTTTCTGTTACAACACCTTCCAACCTATTGTTAAAGATGGAAAAATGTTGTAGCATTGAAAGTTGGCCAACACTTTCCGGAAGAGCTCCTGTGAGTTTATTATCATCTAGTCTCAAAAAAGTTAAAGAAGTATTTCTCAATCCCACCGAAAGGAAATTACTCCTAACATTGAATAATTCGGATATATCTCCCTCAAATTGATTTCCTGAGAGATCAAGTTGTTCTAATTTCCCTAACTTTCCAATTACATTCGGTAACTTTCCAGAAAGCATATTACCAGAAAGGTCAATAATAGTTATTGAGCTCAAATTTGAAATCTGACTTGAAACTGTTCCCTCAAGACGATTTAATCCAAAGAAAAGTGATTCTAGATCTTTGCATCCATAGATCCAATTTGGTATAGTGGAGTTGATGTTATTGAAAGAAAGATCAAGATATTTAAGTTTTGTTATGTTTCCGCTCTGACTCTGTATCGCACCTTCAATGCCACTACGATAGAGCACAAGATGTTCAAGATTATTCAAATCAAACAACCATTTTGGTAGACGACAGTTGAAAGAGTTTCTAGAAGCCTTGAAGGTTGTGAGAGAAGTCAAATTAACTGGACCGTCAGGAAAAGGGCCAGTAAAATTACAGCCACTCAGGTCAAGAGAAACAAGATTGGGGAGGTTGAAAACCCATTTAGGAACAGATGAATTAAAGTTGTAATTCCCAGAAAGATTGAGAGATTTGagtgaagaaatttttttatgatcaAGTAGAGGTGTTATATGATGAAGACTACAATTGAATAAACGAAGATCAACAAGAGAAGGAAGCATGTTAATAACCTGTAGCCATTCATTAGCTTTGCTAAGATCAACACTTTCTATCTCCAGGTTCTCAAGACTCGAAAGACTTGTCAACCACTCTAGGTTATTGATCCTTAGATATCTCCAATCAAAC belongs to Solanum stenotomum isolate F172 chromosome 1, ASM1918654v1, whole genome shotgun sequence and includes:
- the LOC125870993 gene encoding receptor-like protein EIX2 isoform X1, encoding MKVLAITLWVLLFFILKNTKFVVCVGICRENEQRALDTLKKEVYDPSEILSSWVVGKDCCEWEGVVCNNLTRHVIELSIYSDQIESRYLRINSLEWLTSLSSLENLEIESVDLSKANEWLQVINMLPSLVDLRLFNCSLHHITPLLDHKKISSLKSLNLSGNYNFNSSVPKWVFNLPNLVSLDLSGCNFTGPFPDGPVNLTSLTTFKASRNSFNCRLPKWLFDLNNLEHLVLYRSGIEGAIQSQSGNITKLKYLDLSFNNINSTIPNWIYGCKDLESLFFGLNRLEGTVSSQISNLSSITIIDLSGNMLSGKLPNVIGKLGKLEQLDLSGNQFEGDISELFNVRSNFLSVGLRNTSLTFLRLDDNKLTGALPESVGQLSMLQHFSIFNNRLEGVVTESHFSKLTHLQSFYASRNNLTLKVSRNWTPPFQVTDIKIGGWNIGPLFPMWLRTQKQIAHVDLSDGGIQGEVPTWFWKLSSQIQFLNLSHNQFVGEVPIISTPSWTDGHGGPWTMCFGSNNFSGPLPLISTIVTELDLSNNSFSKGLSNFLCEAKNGSYKLEILNLEGNDLSEEIPDCWMNWPELKVLILRDNNLIGSLPRSMEVLSNLLSLDLRRNRLNGPFPSSLENCTKLHKIDLAENEFIGKLPSWLGMRFPTLIVLILRSNKFDGELPQELCHLKDLQILDLANNTFVGIIPRCIGNLSAMVKVIKKVEDDLELNYSFYVGVLIESAMVTTKGNMYQYDTILALFTSMDMSSNNLSGDIPISLTRLAGLRSFNLSKNNLTGRIPNDIGDMKVLESVDLSENQLYGQIPQSFSSLTTLGYLNLSDNNLSGMIPLSTQLQSFNSTSFQGNKLCGVPLLVNCSSDDNIPNHEYEVDESDKDEVDWFYISMSIGFALSFWGVCGSLLFKRSWRHVYFLFLDRSWEMLLAKLPVC